gaaacactaaataattcaaaaaaaaaaaaaaaatagcaggtactaaaaatccacatgtatcattccCTCTGTTGTGCCCTCTCCGACATCATTCCCTCTTCAAGCccgagaaatctcatatcgtgttcTATCACTCTCGGCCATGTCTGTTTTGGTCTCCCTTTACTCCTAGCAACATTTTCCGTTCCCCAAGTCTCGAGCCttctaactggtgcgtccataggtctccttctcacatggtcaaaactcaaaccatcttagtcgattttccgtcaccttttccctaatcacctcatttcttaatcgatctttccttgtatggccACACAcccacctcaacatacgcatctccgccacactcatcttttgaatgtgatagtgtttcacggcccaacattCGGAGCCGCAAAGTAGAGCGGGCCTAATTGTTGTGCGATGGAATTTTCCCTTTAATCAAtgggggcatatctttatcgcataaaaaccctgTAGCACTTTTCATTTTTCACAGAAATGTCGCTATTTACAGaaatttcatttttcatttttcacagTACAGCCATACATCAAAACTCTTTCATTTCATACCAGTCAGTAGCAAATAGATGGAAATAGAGCGAAGATAACAAGACTCGACAGTCAACTAAAAGTACAAGTGACACAGAGCCAACCAAATCGGGATAAAACTTGTGGCTTCTGATTGACTATTAAGGGCAATCATATCTCAAAGGAAAGTTCAGGCTAGAAAGCAAAAATGCACCAATGCGTTATTACTTACTCCCTCTATCCCATTTAGATTGTCGACATTGCCCCCTTTCCGTTTTTGGCTCTTTCCAAAATAATTGCCTCCTTTCTATATTTCGTAAATTAAAAGAGTGGACTTCCCATACTATCCCTATTCAAGTACTTCTTCCATCCCATTTTAATTGTCCCCATTTCCTTTAAGGTCCATCTCAAATAAATTGTCTCCTTTAAATATTTGGTAAAAACAAATGTAAATTCCCTTGCGAATAATGTCACATAACAGATAAACGGGGGAATGAAAAGTCATTGGAATCTCTACTTGCTGTCTTGCTGATTCTTTAAGTCAAGGCTTAGTGGGGTACTCGTGACATTTCATCACTAAATTTTTAATATGACCTCCAGTCAAATAAGGACAATATAATGGGGGGATCACTACACACTTTTCATCCCATTGGCCCTCCTAATGCGGGAGTGACACCTCTACATGTAAACTCTTTAAGTCAAGGGGTACTAATGATAATTCGCCGTCAAATCTTCTAAACAACCTATAGTCTAATGGGGGCAATATAAATGGGATGGAGGTAGTATTACATATTGCAACTATCAATAGCACGATAACTGTTCTCCCTGCCGGAGGTACAATATTCTTCTCACCTTATCGCGAACAGAAGAATTAGCTGACTCTCTCAACAGAAAATTTGTGATGGCCTGTTTTTTGCAAATTATGGCTTTATGAAGAGCTGTTAAACCATCCTGAAAAGACATATAACCAAACCAAATATGGTTCCGAGTTACGAAAAGGATAAGCCAATACGTTATGGAAACAAATGTATGCTTGCAACTATCATGCTAACCTGATCAGCTGCATTAATATCAACTTCATATTTCAACAAACTGTTCAGAAGGTAAAATTCACCAGAAGCAGCAAGGGCATGCAGAGGCAGCCACTTTAGCTGCAAAATAGTTGATTATACGCAGTCAATGACACCAAACAAATATGCGGTAATATAACAGTGAACTGTCATTAGTCAATTACAGAGAAACTAAGCCTTAAACTGGCAAGACGAGGTCAAACATGCAAACTAATATTGGACACAGGAATAAAGGCACACGTAAAGGCTCCGACAACATTTCAACTTACTGAGGTTGCAATGGCAAGTTTTGGTATCCTCGCATTCATTAGGACTTTCTCCTCCTTAGTGAATAACTTTTGACGTCCTATTGCTCCAACAAAAAGACAATAGAGGTTAACATGAGATCAGCTAACAATCTGCAGACACTGTGTCTCTTATGTAGCACACAGATGTCATTAACAATGCTACACAAATTCGCCTGTTGCCTCACTTGGCTTCTACTATAATAAGCTACTGAAGGATTTCTGAGTAGTAAGTAGTTGAAATAGCCATAAATAAAGCAGTGTCCTTCAGTTGCTATTCTTCAAAATCAACGACATTTCTCATTTCTAGTGTATGTGTATACGTCAGTACAATTCTTTTTTCATCACACAGGGCAGTCACGGAAATCATCTTGATTCCTATGATAAGATTCATTTTTCATATTCTGAGATGAAGTTCAGGCAGTGACAGGAAATCACTTAAAAATCTAACTCTGTATTGAACTATGCAAAACCGCTAACCGTCTATGAACAACTGAACCATTTTTCACAATTAATTTATACATCATGTTGAAACATAGTAGAACAACAAGGGATTGGTCGTGAATTTTGGGTTTCAGTTTTGTGGACACGTCCCAACGAGAATGAAGACAGAGCTAGACATTGGTCAGAAACGTCCCAGTGGGAGTGAGGTAATGCCCGACATTGAAAAATCACTCTTCTCTTCACTTATTTACCTCAAAATCCATTACAACTCTATTACTTCCCAAATACTGTACTACACAGCTTGCTGGCTTGTCGTAACCTTTCGCTTATTCTTCAGGTTTTGTCATCAAATTTCAATTATCATTCCCACCATGGCACATCTCATCATAGTGTAGTAAACACTAAATATATGGCACCACTCACTCTCAAGGGTGCACTTAATTCTCCTCCATCCAACTCAATATACACTTTTCCTTTCAAAACAAGGTTATGAATTTCGAGCAGGAAATTATAACAAACGTACTCAACAATAGCTACAAACTGTACCCTTCTTTCTCGACAATATTTGTGCTAaaagcaaaggtaaacaaatgacggaAAAACAAAGAGTTGGAAATAATACCTTGGGATGTACCCTCCTCAGTGGGCTGATAAGTGGGACTATTGAAAAACTCAGAAATATCATCCAAACCACGGCCATAAACAGCCCACCTAGGATTAACAGGTTCAACCCTAGAATTATTACTTTGATTGACAACTAAATGATCCTCTTTTTTGGACGAAAACTCGGGTGGGTTATCAAGAACAATGGGTTTTAATTGCGACATCTTATAATCATGAAACCGCATATACTCCTCCAAATTGACACAATTCGCCTTCTTCTTGTTAAAAATGCGCTGCCCAAATTGAGTTTGTTGCGCAATTTTGCGTCTTTCTTTTTTAGTTAAGTTGATTTCCTCAACAGCTTGAGTCCACTCTTGAGGGATTAAGCTGTCCTGCTGTGTTTCGGAGgaagtcgggttcgggtttggatgttgttgttgttgttgttggagaaATGGGTCTTCAAATATTCCGTCTTCAAAGACGAGACAGTCGCCAATGACTTGTGgttcatcatcttcatcttcgTCGTTGTAATTGGAAGAAGCGAGTGCGGTGGAGGATGAGAGGGAGTGGGGTTTTGTTGGTAGGAATACTGGAGGTGAAAAAGATGATGAAGATTGAAGGAAATGAGGGGATTTGAGAGGATTTGAGTGGAGGATTCCACTTCCAAGTCCTATTGATGTTGCCCACATTTTGCTTCTTGTGCTGGATGCT
This window of the Silene latifolia isolate original U9 population unplaced genomic scaffold, ASM4854445v1 scaffold_592, whole genome shotgun sequence genome carries:
- the LOC141639903 gene encoding ankyrin repeat domain-containing protein, chloroplastic isoform X1, whose translation is MWATSIGLGSGILHSNPLKSPHFLQSSSSFSPPVFLPTKPHSLSSSTALASSNYNDEDEDDEPQVIGDCLVFEDGIFEDPFLQQQQQQHPNPNPTSSETQQDSLIPQEWTQAVEEINLTKKERRKIAQQTQFGQRIFNKKKANCVNLEEYMRFHDYKMSQLKPIVLDNPPEFSSKKEDHLVVNQSNNSRVEPVNPRWAVYGRGLDDISEFFNSPTYQPTEEGTSQGRQKLFTKEEKVLMNARIPKLAIATSLKWLPLHALAASGEFYLLNSLLKYEVDINAADQDGLTALHKAIICKKQAITNFLLRESANSSVRDKDGATLMHYAVRSTSSVAIKTLLLHNVDINVPDNDGWTPLHLAVQARRTDIVRLLLIKGANKTLKNQDGLTPLELCLHFGRDSKTYELIKLLKQLPRQRR
- the LOC141639903 gene encoding ankyrin repeat domain-containing protein, chloroplastic isoform X2, whose translation is MWATSIGLGSGILHSNPLKSPHFLQSSSSFSPPVFLPTKPHSLSSSTALASSNYNDEDEDDEPQVIGDCLVFEDGIFEDPFLQQQQQQHPNPNPTSSETQQDSLIPQEWTQAVEEINLTKKERRKIAQQTQFGQRIFNKKKANCVNLEEYMRFHDYKMSQLKPIVLDNPPEFSSKKEDHLVVNQSNNSRVEPVNPRWAVYGRGLDDISEFFNSPTYQPTEEGTSQGRQKLFTKEEKVLMNARIPKLAIATSLKWLPLHALAASGEFYLLNSLLKYEVDINAADQDGLTALHKAIICKKQAITNFLLRESANSSVRDKDGATLMHYAVRSTSSVAIKTLLLHNVDINVPDNDGWTPLHLAVQARRTDIVRLLLIKGANKTLKNQRREMHM